Within the Gammaproteobacteria bacterium genome, the region CAGTAACATTCGATTTGAGCATGCCAATATCTTTGTAATCAATTTCTTTCACTTTGTCTGCGGTAAAACGGCAGAACTTGCGACGACGTGGTGCGTAGGCCATGTGCGTTCTCCTTATTCTTCAGAATCTGCAGGCGCAGACTCGGCAGGTTGTTCGGCAAGCGTGGCAGCCGCTTTGGCTTTACGCTCGTCTTCTTTAACTTTCTCTTGAGCCAGAACCGACACATCAGTGATGGCTTCATCACGACGTACCACCATGTGACGCATCACATGATCGTTAAAGCGGAACGCTTCGGTGAGTTCGTTAAGCGTGTTTTGCTCACACTCAACATTGAACAACCAGTAACAGGCTTTGTGAAAGTTTTGGATAGGGTAAGCCAATTGACGACGACCCCAATCTTCGGAACGGTGAACCTTGCCACCTTCGCTGGTAATGATGCCTTGATAGCGTTCTACTAACGCAGGCATTTGCTCGCTCTGACCAGGATT harbors:
- the rpsF gene encoding 30S ribosomal protein S6 — protein: MRHYEIVFLVNPGQSEQMPALVERYQGIITSEGGKVHRSEDWGRRQLAYPIQNFHKACYWLFNVECEQNTLNELTEAFRFNDHVMRHMVVRRDEAITDVSVLAQEKVKEDERKAKAAATLAEQPAESAPADSEE